In a genomic window of Agarivorans albus:
- a CDS encoding substrate-binding domain-containing protein, with protein MATIKDVAAAAGVSVATVSRVVNNGPKVSAKNRDLVKKVMLELGYRPNANARALVTQTNPTLGLVFSELTDPFFATLAGGVEKVTRNNNIQLLISNGLVSAESEKRAIETLLEQRCQALVVHSKALSNQALIDYAEAVPALVLINRYIPEIAHRCVWLDNQAGGEAAARHLLSLGHKNIACITSSYDIEDPRLRLEGVKSVLSEEGMPLAEHAIASSDPNEIGGEIAAQNLLARGLDFTALIVYNDSMASGAITVLCDNGYRVPEDVSVIGFDDVLLSRYLRPKLTTMRYPIEMMAMEAAEMSLALASGESVAPIHKYVPTLVKRDSVSQPKD; from the coding sequence ATGGCCACAATTAAAGACGTAGCAGCTGCCGCCGGTGTTTCTGTCGCCACCGTATCTCGGGTGGTCAATAATGGCCCCAAAGTAAGTGCCAAAAACCGCGACCTTGTAAAGAAGGTGATGTTAGAGCTAGGCTATCGGCCTAACGCCAATGCCCGCGCTCTGGTTACCCAAACCAACCCTACTTTAGGTTTAGTGTTTAGTGAGCTAACAGACCCATTTTTTGCCACACTAGCTGGCGGGGTAGAGAAAGTAACCCGCAACAACAATATCCAGTTATTGATCAGTAACGGTTTAGTTAGTGCAGAGAGTGAAAAGCGCGCCATTGAAACGCTTTTAGAACAGCGTTGTCAGGCCTTGGTGGTGCACTCTAAAGCCTTAAGCAATCAAGCCTTAATTGACTACGCAGAAGCCGTTCCAGCTTTAGTGTTAATTAACCGCTATATCCCAGAAATAGCTCACCGTTGTGTATGGTTAGACAACCAAGCCGGCGGAGAAGCAGCCGCCCGTCACTTGTTATCATTAGGCCACAAAAACATTGCCTGCATAACAAGTAGCTACGACATCGAAGATCCACGCTTGCGTTTAGAAGGTGTTAAGTCGGTATTGAGTGAAGAAGGCATGCCCTTAGCTGAACATGCCATTGCCTCATCTGATCCTAATGAAATTGGCGGCGAGATTGCGGCGCAAAACCTATTAGCGCGCGGCTTAGACTTTACCGCCCTAATTGTTTACAACGATTCCATGGCGTCTGGCGCCATCACCGTACTTTGCGACAACGGCTATCGAGTACCCGAAGATGTATCGGTAATAGGCTTTGATGACGTATTACTCTCTCGCTACTTGCGCCCAAAACTCACCACCATGCGTTACCCCATTGAGATGATGGCGATGGAAGCCGCCGAGATGTCTTTAGCGTTAGCCAGTGGCGAAAGTGTTGCACCTATTCATAAATACGTGCCTACGCTGGTAAAACGCGATTCGGTAAGCCAACCTAAAGACTAA